The stretch of DNA GCTTCTCTCAGACAGAGGGCTACGGAAGAATTTAAGGGGTCGTCCGCAGTCAAGCAGAATCCGTAATAagatggacattagggagaaaccAGACGGAAAGCGTTGTGGAATATGCAGGTTAATTGGTCATAGTCGAAATAAATGCCCTAACCGAAACTTTCATGTTGGACAGTCGTCCGGATCGGGTCGGAATTGATCCAATGCTgtaaaatttttatgcatattgtCATAAAAAGTATAAttgatttgaaataatttttattattcggCTTATGCTTACGCTTAAATTGTATCCAAATTGTATtcaaattaagttataaaatatcaTGTGCGCATTTGGAATGCTTAAAATTATATCGAAAATTGAGGCATTCATAATTGGATTCAGCTTTAATGccaagaataaataaaataatttctatttatacaaaaaaattcaaaagtaagaaaaaaaattaaattagaaatattaaatttatacaaaaagtgcattaaacccctaaaattgatggttcgatggtgtTCTCCTAGGGGTATACCTACGCGGAGGTCGACGATAACGTCTAGGGTAACGACCAACATCATCATCCGGCGCAGATGGGGGTGTGGCGTACATAGAGGAAAAGTCCTGTGGCTCGTTCGCCGCCGACGAACTTGAACCGGAATAAGTCCCATGGTGCTGCGGATACGGGTCAGACGGGTCGGGCATATCGTACTGCGGCGGGTAGGATCCAAACAGTTCATACTCGTAGGCATATTCGCCCTCTGCGAAGCTCGAAAAATAGTGCCCGACCGCCAAATCCAAACGATAGCCATGTGAATCCACATTTGACCCTGACTGTTCAGGATCTGGCTGGGGCTCCTGCTCGAGCTCTGCTGGTTGCAGAGGATAATATGCCATCGGATCTGGATCCACTGGGCTCCCTGCGTCCTATCCCCCAACTTGCTGCACGTTCCGGGGGATTACAGTCGATTGACCTCCAAGTAAATATGGCTTCCCGCAACCATAATACCATTGTATATACTCTAATGATGGTTGCGGGTTGGTAGCCATAACCATCTGAGGTACTCGACGCAATCTATCGTTCCACAGTGCCACAAATTTCCGGTGCTGAATTCCCCAATCCAATTGAAATCTTCCTCTCTTTGTCATGCCGTGAACTTCCCCCAACTGGCACGGCGGCTCTAGGATAGGTTGGATGCATCCAAACTGCCGTAGCACACAGTCTCCGTGATACCACTCGACTACattgaaattgataattggtgCATTAGTGCACCATATGTGGGAATCAACGTATGCAGACGAGGGTACAACATTTGTAATTTCTGGCCTTTGGTATGGCATCCATATAAACTGTACGATTAATAACATTGTAACGAGTTAGAGCCATAACATGTGAGTAAGATATAGAAATAGAATAGATGTCATGAATATTAAAATAGCAGGTTACCTCTTCCCGGGCATGCTGTTCAATCATGAGGCGGTATATTGAGACATCATACGACTTCCCGATGCTTGGACGAGTAGTCCACCTACAAAAAATattatagggtttagggttggtaacattagtcaatatattatgactacaaataatgacaatttatattttatcacctgaGTGGCAGTGAATACAGATACGGTTGGTGACTAACGGATGCCAAAAAGGGCAGCCGATAAAGCGCCCATGACTGTAGCAGTATGAGGCATCCGCCAATGTCGCGCACATCCGGCTTTGTCGCCCGACAAAGCTCCCGGTACAGCATTGCTAGGATGGCGGAACCCCAACTATACGACCTAGCAGTGGACAAATCAGCTAGCAGGGGCAAGTACATCAAATGCACACTGTCGCCGTTTGCATCAGGCATGAGTACTGCCCCTAGCATATGCATGATGTACGCTCGAGCAACGCACATCAACTCACCTTCAGTGGCGGTCGCTGATAATTGTCCAATTTTGGCTTTCAATCATGTAAATTTTAAGCCGAAAAAATATGACTCACTGTCCCCTGGCGAGTCTCCTAGGAGCTGATAACAAAGTGCAGCCGGATCCGTAAATAAAGACACTCCCGTTACGGGACTCCCGTTAATTGGGAGCCCAAACTGCAATGCAACATCCTCCAAGGCAACCGTGTACTCCCCGCAAGGAAAATGGaaagtgtgggtctccgggcGCCACCGCTCCACTAGCGCAGATAATAAATCAAAGCGCAAGTCGGAGGACCGGATCAATGCTACTGACCCAAATCCGGCTAGCTCCAAGTACGCCATCAATCGTGCATCCGGTGCTTTCTTTAAAACACTCACACGGCCCCTTAATACTCGGAACGAGTCctgatagtgttaaattacagaaaaaatattacgataatataatttatttgtatatactgcgtatatcctttttaaataaatagaactcgtgattaacaaataaaaaatcatacctCGTTATTAGCCGCATCAGATATGTGTTCATCGTTTCTAACCAATCCagccattgcgatgcctgcaagttgaaaaaaaatttagtaaaataatcttacttcggccatttatttgtatttttttctccgcattttattcctttaaaaaatttcataatttctaattttataattttacattatttcagtgcataatgtttgaaattagTTTGGTGTAAGAAAATAACCCTTACCCCtgccctttgctcgtattattttctcgatttttattactttaaataaaaatatattattctcgtattttattattttatattatttcggtacattttctttgaaatattttgtattaattatttctgaattttaaaaaagttagtaatacactcttacttccgccatttgttcgtatttttttctccgcattttattattttaaaaaatctcataaacttagtcttttataattttacattatttcagtgcataacgtttgaaatttattaatttagtgtcttgaaggggaataaaataaaataataaataaggagggattAAAAGGCAATTAGCCACATATTGGTGCCGCCTTTTTATTCCTCTCCATTGGTGCCGCTTTTTTATTCCCCTCCatcactctctttttttttcctctattattttggtaaataaaaaatgtttataatattttggtattttttttatttttttgtaatattttggtaaaaaaccCGAAAAAACCTTTTTCCTaccctttgctcgtattattattttcccaatttttattactttaaataaaaatatattgttttcatattttcatattttatattatttcagtacattttgtttcaattatttgtattaattatttctgattttttttaaaaaatttactaatacactcttacttcggccatttgttcgtatttttttatccgcattttattattttaaaaaatatcgtaatttttaattttataattttacattatttcaatttattatgtttgaaatttagtACATGTACatttttcgtatttttttcgcattttattattttcggtGAATatacaatttttgttttttcttttcgtattttatgttttcttaaacatatttctttattattttacttttaatgctattttcctaAAATAACTAATTTCAACTTCAtaagtaaatttcataaaaaaaaatcccTAATCAACATACAATGTACGTACCATTAATTTTTTCAttctaaatatatttcataaaatatatatgctaaataaaataataaaatacttacaatgtacataacataaatttttaacacacaaatattacaaaaaaaattaaatttataaaaaaaattacctttttttttcttttttttttctttccttccttccctcttcttcttttttttttctcttctcctttccttttctttcttttttcttctcctttcctcttcttcttctttcctttttttttctcttctcatttccttttctttccttctttttctttctttcctctccttccttccttcctttctttctttctttccctctccttcCCCCCCACCACCGACCCCCCCTATTATggcattggtgccgccaa from Gossypium hirsutum isolate 1008001.06 chromosome D04, Gossypium_hirsutum_v2.1, whole genome shotgun sequence encodes:
- the LOC107940459 gene encoding serine/threonine-protein phosphatase 7 long form homolog, giving the protein MAGLVRNDEHISDAANNEDSFRVLRGRVSVLKKAPDARLMAYLELAGFGSVALIRSSDLRFDLLSALVERWRPETHTFHFPCGEYTVALEDVALQFGLPINGSPVTGVSLFTDPAALCYQLLGDSPGDTTATEGELMCVARAYIMHMLGAVLMPDANGDSVHLMYLPLLADLSTARSYSWGSAILAMLYRELCRATKPDVRDIGGCLILLQSWALYRLPFLASVSHQPYLYSLPLRWTTRPSIGKSYDVSIYRLMIEQHAREEFIWMPYQRPEITNVVPSSAYVDSHIWCTNAPIINFNVVEWYHGDCVLRQFGCIQPILEPPCQLGEVHGMTKRGRFQLDWGIQHRKFVALWNDRLRRVPQMVMATNPQPSLEYIQWYYGCGKPYLLGGQSTVIPRNVQQVGG